AAAGTCCTGTGCCAAGCCCTGATTCCTCCTGCTTTCCAGGAACCTCTTTGGCAGGAGTGCTGCATCTTGGCTGCAGGAGGGACTCTGGGGTGTGATGCTTTGGTCCCTGGGCTCGGTGTCATCCAGCCGGGTGGGTTTGACAGACCCCAGAGGTCAAGGTGAGCTTGTGCAGGGGGATGGATCTTGGAGCATCGAAATTTAGACCTGCAGGCACTCCAGGCTGAAGTTCAGAGTTCTGTGTGTTGGGCTGCACCAGAGATTTCCCTTTAACCCTTGCCTTTCCAAGGGTGAGCAGGTTTGTCAGCTGGCTCTAGGGCTGGGCAGGGttggctctccctgcagccctgagctccccaaGGTCCACAGTACCTGTAGtgcaccctgtgccactgctgctgcatggTGACAcgtcctgctcagcccagccagaTCTAATTAGCTTGTTGAATCTCTTCTCCCTCCGGCCTTGTGTTAATCACTTTTCACATTGCTTCCTTCCCAATTCCCTCTGGCCTGATTTGCTCTTACTGTTGCTGGTGTGCCTGGAGAGGAGAGCAAGGAGACCCAGCTGGACATGGAGCAGGGCCCCCACTCTGTCCCAGGATGGGCTCTGAGCCAGCAGACAAAGGGGCAGGAGATCACTCAAGCACAGGGAAGTTAGAAAATCACAGGCtggagaaaaagcaagaaatgtaGAGAGCAAAGGAGCCTATTAGGACCACCCTTCTTTATAGTCCTGCTCCATTGGTGGAGAGTGAAACCTTCAAGTCCAGTGGGAGAGGCTGTGACTCTTGTGCAGGGTTGTGTTgggctgcagggtgctgtgggaGCTCAATGGGATCTCCCTCACCTCTCCCCTGTGAGGGGCAGGATTAGACCCCAGGACTGGGCACAGGTGGGAATAGaaatgccctgggctgggctctaGGGAATATGGAGTCCATGGTCCCTGGAGTGCAGTTACTGGGACGTCAGATGTGCCATCCATGTCTGAGTACAGCATCCCCTCCTTGGGATACAGGAAAATGTCTCATTTTCAAAtgtcctgctggggcaggagatgGCCACATCAGAAGCAGCTTTTACATGAGAGATGCATAGACAACTGAAAGTGACTTTCTAATAACACTGTTGCCAGGCTGGGGtttctgtcctgctgcccttaaagcaggattttgggtgggctgtggggagcaCCCACCCTGGCTGTCTCTGACGTACTGCCCTCCCCCAAGCACCCTGTGGGGAGTATTTGCACCCTGTGGAGCACATTTCTGTCCAGCAGCAAGCAACAtacccagggctggcagcccccagctgtggctgtgactgACTCGCTGGTGCAGAGATGCAGAGGaagagggaggagatgagggtTGCAGATGTCTGTGGAGGTGATCAGTGGACAAAGCTGAGCTCCAAGGCAGGGAACTCATGCCATGCAAGCTGGGGACACTGTTGGGGAGAAGGTTGGGTGGTTTATGATGGGGCAGAGGGGATTTCCTAGACAGAGCTGGtccctgggctggtggcagcagtgtCCCAGTAGTGTGTGATGAGCTCAGGGGTCCCTGCAGACTGCTCAGCTCCAGTGCCACCACGAGCTGCTGTTGGAAGTCGGTGTGGCTGAGCCTCCTCCACCTCCTTGCACCCACTGGTGCCCATTCTGCACCCCTTTGCAGGTTCATGCACCAGCCTGTGTGGTGCTGGAGGCGAGCTGACCCCCAAGTCCCTTGGGCAGTTTTGTGGGCTCTccttctctgcagcctgggtGCCCCGAGGGACCCCAgagggtgccagggcaggaagaGGGAGGGCCAAGGCAGGtctctcctcccctgccctcccctctcctgcgttgctgggtctgctgctgccagagcagctgccgGGGCTGTGTCTGGGGGATGGCGGCTGCTGAGGCACCCTGGGACCTGCAGGGGCTGCAAACCGTGGGcatcatcctgctgctctgctccagcctcaaGATACTCCATGCTCTGGGCATCATCGACCTGACCAGGggaggtgggatggggatggggttGTGGTGGTGGAGGTGCTCCTCCTATTCCAAGGGCTGCAGAGTGCTTAGGGGAGTTTTTGACGAATTAGTGTAGtttagtgttttttttgtttggtttttttttttttttttttttttggtggttttttttttctggggggaGGGTGCGGGAGGGGCATTGGTGTGTCTGGCAGCATTAGGGTGTAGGGAGCTGGGGAAGTGAGGGTGTCTGGGGTGTTTCAGAGTGTTAGGATATTGGGTGGGAATATTTGTGGACATTGCAATGTGTGGTGTTGGGTGCAGGATGCTAGAAATTTAGGGTGTCTGGGAGCATTAGGATGGGGGATGTCTGGGTCTTGAGGCACTGGGATACAGTGATGTACatgtggggtgctgggggatAGAGACTGTCTGGGCTGTTGGAGTCTCAGGGCACTGGGATGCAGAGGGCTGGGTTTTGTCAGATGATGGGGAAAAGGACTGCAGGTAACTGGGGCAGAGGAGATAAGTGTGAACTGGGAAGAAAGAGCTATGAATGTGGGGTGCAGCACCATGCAGGGCAAAGCTTTCTCACTGCTACAGGAAGTGGTGGCTATggggaaaatatgggaaaagaGGCAAGAGCCCCTttgccctccctgcagggctgtgccagggttAGGGAAAGAAGAGGATGGTCTGGGTGTTGAGCTTTCTGGATTGGCAAGTGGGCACTCAGGATAGGGCTGGATGTGGCCAAAGAAGAGGACCCAAAATATGTCAGAGCAATGGATACACGACCTATTGGTTGTGCCTGGTGAGGGTGGGAGTGCAGGGAGCTGCATGGTGCTGATGCCTTGTTTCCTTTGGCTGCCTTCCTCCACTGTGCCATGGACAGTCCCAGCTCAGACAAGGGCTGCCAGTACACTCTGCATGAAtgtgttttggggttggtttgcCTCTATCCCCTCTGCCTCCTTGCTGGCACTGAAGATGCTGTGCAATGAAGGGACTGAAGATCACATCTCTTTGGGTAGCCAGATCTTGGAATGGGAGGTGTGTGGCTAGGAGTGATCAGAGGAGCAACtagaaggaaagcagagggaggggaggagaggggggtgctgtgcccaggaggTGCTTTCAGCCTCCTGGTGGAGGATGTCCCTGGACTGCCTGGCATCTGGCTGGGGTGTGGCTGAAGCACATCTACTTTTTGTCCCTGTGCCTTACTGTGGAGGGCATGGATGGCATCTGGGTGTTGGATATGCAGAGCAGTAGCTCTCTTGTGGAACACACTGCTTGCAGccaagaggagctgctgctctgctggggcgTTTTTTTGGCTTTCTCCTCTGGTACCTTGGATGTGCTGgttcctgctgccagaggaggTGCTGATGGGGCAgggtgtgtccctgtgtgggTTTTGCAGCAGGGTGATGCATATGGCTGTCCCAGTCCTGCAGTTTTGTCTGCTCCATTTGGGGAGCCTCTGAGCTCCACTGTCTCTTGAGTTGTGTATtctgtcccattccctgctcccaagGTTTTGTACATGGCATGGTCTGAAGAAATCATTATTCTGCAGCATCTCCtttgggcacagccaggctgtgtgggAGCACTGTCACAGGCtggaggtgggaatggggacagtagggctggccatggccagTGCCCCCTGGGGACTGCTCAGCACAagggctgtgcagctgtttCTCCCTCTGGCACTGGGGAATATCCTGGGGACTCCTGAGCCTTTGCTGTCCCATGAACTGCAGCTTGCTTGGCAGCTtcactgctcccagccctgtcccacccccAGAACAGGAACTCTCTGGCCCTGGGAGATGCCAGCTGTGATTTCATTCCTCTGATGGATGACTGTCTGGCACCTTTGCTACACTTGGCACTGCATTGCTGACTGATGAGGGTcatttgcagagctgctgttggtGGGACACATCCTGacctccccagggcagctggggagactcactcttcctcctgctgtcactgcagacCTAGAGAGCAGTGCTTGGTGGCACGGCCTGAGGCTAGGTTTCTCCTTGTGtgactgagcacagggatgatTGTCAGCCACAGCTTTTAGGGGCAGCTGGGTTCAGATCAGCCTTGGGATACCAGCTCCTCCTGACCTGTCAGCTGGCCCTGTGGggggctgtgagtgctgcaTGGCTGGTGGGCTGCTGGTGCTCTGCTCCCCCCCTGGATTGATGctgttccctggagctggggacactggaggggGTCTTGTTGTGAGATGGACATTTCCCACCCATCATGATCATGCATTTATAACTCTCAGGTTACTGATAATGATGGGGGAGTTTTGGCATTGCCTGTTGGTTTTTTATTGAGGGTGGATTCTAGCAGGAGGGTGCCATGGAAGGGGTGGGTTGGCCTCCCCATCCAGCTGtcactgggagggcactggtGGCTGTGGCTCTATGGGAGGACAGGGACATTGTTATGCATCTGActggctctgtgtcctgctTTTTCTCTGGGGAGACCACGGAGCAGCCCAGGCTTGGGTCCTCCATGGGGAGGGGTTGTCAGCCCAGCAGTGGGTAACCCTCAGCAAGGTGGCATTGGCTGGATTCAGCCTCCAAGGACACGTCAGCTACTGGTGGCTCCATACAGAGTGGTCCATGGCCATCCTGATGGCAATCATTGCTGGGGCAGGGATCTGCCCCACTATGGGTCCCTTTGGAACCAGCCTTCAGGATTAATTTCAACAGCATATAGAGGTGGGGATGGGAAATCCCTTCTCCTTCTGGTGCAACCCAAGGATGGGTCtcattttgtgtgttttgaagTTGTGAGCTGTGGAGTGATGCATTCAAAGTGACAAGCCACTTAACCCAGCAGCCCTCCAGCCACAGATAAAACCCTGCCAGCCCTTTTTGTTCTGTGCCAGCCACTGGATGGCCCTTGCAGAAGGGTGGAGAGCAGAGTGGCATctggaaaaggagctgctgctggcagggacagctgcaaTGTCCCTTGTGTCCAAAGCAGCAGCACGTggttgggctctgctcctcatCTTTGGGCACAGCTGTTTCCCAGCAAAGAGGAGCTCCCTGACTTGCTTGTGGTTTGGATGCTGGGGACAGAAAGAGGGTGGTGTGTCCCACTCAGCAGAGCCCTTGTGTTCACTAAAGCCAGGACAGCAAAACCCCAGTCCTGGTCACCCCTCTCCTGTTGTTAAGCTGCATGTGCTGAATGtgctccctcccctgccctgggggccCTGGAATTGGGCCCCCTTTGGTTTCCTCCTTGAGAAAACGCccatgttctttattttttttttctttttccttctttataacaAACTAAAGTGTAACTTGCACCCGACCTGACCTACTGCACGTGCCTATACCTGCTGCCCCTGTGAGTCCAACCACAGTTTACTCTCTGTTGCATCTCTCTCGCTGTGTGgtttccctcctgccctgctccctcccgGGTCCATCACCCTGGCATTGGGTGTGCTCTGcccaccctgtccctcccctctcAGAAAAGGGGATACTTCTGCCTGTCAGGTCTGttcccacagctcagctctgctggagggACCTGGCCCCAGAGCATCCTTGGAAGGCTGAAAGGTGcaatttccctttccctctgtAAATGAAGGGTCAAAGGTGGGACAAAATTGTGGTTTATGTACAACTGATGCCCACTTCTAGGAAAGAAAAGTCATATTTCCTCACCTGTCTGCAAACCCTGGAGCAGACAGGAGCCAGGTTGTGCTGTTCTGCCAGTGCCAAGACCCTGGTCCTCACCCTTGCCCATCACCCCCTGACAAATGCCAGGGGATATTTGTTCATCCCTATATGTTTGCACCTCCCTGTCACCCTACTGTGGATGCCACACGCCTGGGAAAATTTGCCCTCTTTGAGTGGCTTTGTGTGCTGTCCTGCTGGATCCATAACCTCCTGGAGCTATTCTCCATCCCCCAGAATGATGGAGCTGCCTTGGTGTGAGCTCAGAAGGTCCCAGGTTCTGCCTGTGGGCACTTTGGGGCCAACCTGCCTAGAAGTGGCTGCTGGATGCAGACCCATGtgcctgtcctggagctgggtACCATGCAACACCATTTTCCTGGCATCTGGGGCTCAGCTTATCCCCACAAGGCTGAGAAAGGGCTTCTGTGGCAGCTATTTGCTAGAACCCTAGagaaacaaccccaaaaccaggggTGAGGATGCATAGGCATTGTGACCTGCTGCTTGCAGATGTCCAGGATGCTTGGACATCTGCAAACACACTGGCAAACCAGAGCCCCAAAGGGACTTTGCACCTTTTGTCCCATTTGTCCCCATGCTGGTATCTGCCTCCCCTCAGAGGCTGGAGCCCAGCATGGCCTTcatcccctcctcttcctcctttccctacCTGCAGTATTAGTCCTGCTCTGAGTTTGCTGGCTTGAGGCactgggggaagggagggaaggggtcTGCAGCCATGGGGCAACACCAGCTGGGAGAGATGGGGCTGAGTGAAACCACTGGGGCCCAAATGGGGGAacagggggtggcagggggGTCAGTACAGTGAGGGGACCTACTGCTAATGCAGGCTGACTTGGATGCAGTGGCCATGGGCCAGGCTGGCTccctcacccagccctgcagcctggccaaGGCAAAGCcctgagccccttcccctcctggcTGTCTCAAAGCAGGTCCCTGGGCTCGGGTCCCAGTGCTGCACTGGGGTGGGGGTGCATGCTGCAGTCTGGGCTGCATGGGGCCTCTGGTGCATGCTTTGCCTTCAGCCTTGGGTGCCAGCAGGATCAAACCCAGCCTGAGCTTAGGGAGGATGCAATGCCCTGGCTCAGCCACAGGCTGTTTCTTGGGTTTCATTCTTACCTTAGGTCCCTGCAGAGTCCCTCAGAGATGGTCCCTAGGGAGCAGGTATTTGTCCTCAAGGCTAAAGGACAGAGTCTGGCCCTGCCATTTCCTGACTTTCTGGGCTCCTGGGAGTCTCCAGAGCGCCCTGGTATGCTGGGCGTGTACAGAGGCGCTGGGTGTGGGTAGCAGGGTTGTCCTCATCCTTCCCAAGGATGGATATTCCAGTGCTGGGTTTGTCCTGGGACTGAGCAGGAAGGTCCaccacagcctgggctgggtttAGCCTTCCCGCTCCTTCAGCCTCACGCTGcatgtgctgcctctgctcagaTCACCCCGCGCcgggtgcccagccctgctgcccgTCGGGACCGGGGGCTGATGCTGTGTTAACTCTTCTGCTTGGTGACTCCTTCTTTCTTCCAGGCAACCCGCCAGTCCAAACTAAAAAAGCGCTGAAGCAGCGATTCCTCAaactgctgccctgctgccgGCCCAAATCCATCCCCTCGCTCAGTGAAAGCAAGTGCTTCTTCTTgcctttgtgtgtgtttgtccCGGcggtgctgctgcctgctctccGCCCCGGCCCTGCCTGCGGGAAGGGGACGCCTCCgcctctcccctgccctggctgtcaggatcagccctgccctggaCGGGTCCGATCCCGCGGGCTCTGCACCCACCTCTGTCTTTACCTGCTCacaagctggtttttttttcctcttcatctcCCTGGAGCGGCTCCCACGGATGCACAGCGGCAAGAACCGCTTGGGAGCTGGCTCAGGGCGGCGGGGCTGTCCCGGCAGTGCTCTGAGGGGTGGGGAGTTGTTTCGCTAAGCTTAGGGTTGGTTTGGACATGGAGGTGTGATGGGGCGATGAaagaggctgggcagggagtgAGTGCAGAGTCCCTTCACCCCCTGTACTGGGTGTGCTTGGTTCCTTGGTGAGTCCAAGCCCCTGGTCAGGATCTGTCCCAGCTCCACGGTGCAAGCCAGTCCCCCCTGGGAAAAGGTGAGTATGGAGGGTCTGAACCTTCCCATGAAGAGGGAGTATCTGCCATGTGCCTCCCTTGGGTGAGTGGGATCTGGGGGTGATGGTTGCTGCAGACAGGGGTTGTGCACCTTGGTGGAGAGAAGCTGTCAATGAAGGTGGGAGCACAGTGGGCAGAAAAGAATCTGGAAAGGCTGGCGGTGGGGGGGGAAGCATTTGGGGCTGAGGGTTCTGAGGGGTAATTCTCCTGCTGGATGTGAGCCCTGGTGTTGCAGGACATCAAGGGTCTGAACTCCACAGGGCAGATGCCTCTGCTGGTGGGAGGAGaagtgcaggcagggagggttTCGGCTCTGGCGGGTTTTCACACCTCTTttgtgcccagcctgggctgtaCTGGAGGGGGTTGTTGCCCAGTGTCAGTCTCTGGTCTGTAGCCAGGGTGTCTCTGAATGTCCCCTTCTGGCGTAGACCCAGctctggctgagcagagcaccccaaaaatgtgTCAACCTGGGCAGGTGTGAGAGgacagtgtgtgctgtgcaagGTGCCTCTCCTGCCCCCTGGCATGACGAGATGGGACAGGACAGTCCTGGCCTCAGCCACCCTCTCTTCCCCTGCGTTCCTTGCAGACAGTGTTGAGGATGAGTTTGAGCTCTCCACCGTCTGCCACCGCCCCGAGGGGCTGgaccagctccaggagcagacCAAGTTCACCCGCAAAGAGCTGCAGGTCCTGTACCGAGGCTTCAAGAATGTGAGTAGCCCTTGACCAGCTCTAATAGCCCCCACCTCTGCTGCCGTGTCCACCTCGGGGTGGTGCTTTGTTTGTGAAAGCTTTTGGGACCTTGGGGTTGAAGTTCATATGAGGCTATAGCCTGATCTTACCTCCAGGGAGCTCAGTGGGGACACCTGATCGTGTGCTCCGTTTCCTGCGGTGCAGAGAGCCCCTTTCCTAGGTGCCTGGGATTCAGAGCTCCTCCAGTGAGGGGtgcaccccaaaaaatcagagAGATGCTCCATCAGCCTTTCTAGCCACCCCACCAGGTGCACAGGGCTGGAGGGCAAGGCAAGGGAGCCATAGGTTTTTAGGGGGTGCTCAGCCCTTTTTTGCAATGTGGAAGTGACGCTGTGACCTTGCCCTGGCAGGAGTGTCCAAGCGGCATTGTCAACGAAGAAAACTTCAAGCAGATCTATTCACAGTTCTTCCCTCAAGGAGGTgagtgcctgtccctgtccccataCACATGGGTGCCTCTGTGGGGCAGAGGGTCACACAGCACCTCCCAATGCTGTCTGCCTCCCTGCAGACTCCAGCACCTATGCCACCTTCCTCTTCAACGCCTTCGACACTGACCACGATGGCTCCGTCAGCTTTGAGGTGAGCTGTGGGTGAGGAGGGGGTGgtggggtgcagcagggcaaagagagcacatccctgcagggaccacgggctgggggcagcagtgGTGTTGTTGCAGATGGATGAAGAGCTTTGCAGGCCTAGTGGAGTTTATTAAATTCCCAGAGGCAACAGAAAACcaatggaaagcaaaaaaaaaaaaaggggctttctgtattttctgggTAGGGCTGTGTAGGGACCTAGACCAGCAGACATAGCCTGGGTCTTGTTCAGGCTTTAGCTGAACAGCAGGTCATGATGCACATTGTCCTCTTGGTTGCTGTGACCCAAGGGAGTAGTATGAGAAATGTACATGGTTAAGTAATTTCTTCTCCCCCAACTCTTTTCAATACTTAACATTTCACCTTGCCAGCCCCAAGGCCCAGGGCACATcagctttggggctgtgttCTCTCTGCAGAAGAATCGAGCAGGGCTGTACATGTGTACCCTGAGGCCCTTTGTGGCTGTAACTCCCATTTGCCTGCCTTGTCCATCCTTGCAGGACTTTGTGTCTGGGCTGTCCACCATCCTGCGGGGCACCATTGATGATCGCCTGAACTGGGCCTTCAACCTCTATGACCTGAACAAAGATGGCTGCATCACCAGAGAGGTGGGATGGGGGTGTCCAGACTGGTCCTCAGGGCCAGCACAAGTCTGCACCTGGCAGGGACCAGGGCAGAACTCAGGGGTATTGGTGAAGCTCTGGAGGAGAGCTCAGGGGATCAATATTTAACTGAGCCCAGCTTTGCAAATATCCCTGCTGGACCCCTGGCACTGATGTGACTCTGGGGTGGAGGGTGGATAAGTGGTGTGCAGCTTTGGGGCTCCATTGCACATGCATGTGTACACATGGCCCCACACTgtgcacagagccagcacaaACACATTTGAGCACCCCACAGGTCCTTCAGGAGCGTGAAGAAAAAGGTGCGGGTTGGGGaccaggcagaggcagagccccGTGTTGACACTGCAACCCTGCTCCCCTTCCCACCAGGAAATGCTGGACATCATGAAGTCCATCTACGACATGATGGGCAAATACACCTACCCGGCCATGCGGGAGGAGGCACCGCGGGAGCACGTGGAGAACTTCTTCCAGGTGAGCTGAGTCCATCCTGGGcaagcagagctccagcacagagctgggggagaaaACACCCCAGCATGCTTGGGGCATGGGTATGGGCCAGGGGTGCACTGTGACCAGCCCCTGTGGGATGTGGGCAGGTTCTCCctagggctggggctgtccctgctatgccccctgtgctgtgcttctCTGCAGAAAATGGACCGGAATAAGGATGGTGTGGTGACAATCGAGGAGTTCATGGAGTCCTGCCAGAAGGTAAAGTCAACAGAAACTCTTCTCTGAGCTAGGTCACCACCCTCTTCCTTGGGGACCTTTGTCCCTCCTGCTTCCTTCCCGCAGAGAGGGGGTGAAGCCAGGGCTTCCAGAGCAAGGCTGGAGTTCTGCTTTGGGAACTGTACCCATGCCAGCTTCCCCATACAGATGGGGAGAGCCACGGATCCCAGTAGGGCTTGGAAACTGCCTGTAATCCTGGGGCTCTTGTCCCATGTGCCAGAGTTGCCATGAGGGTAAAGCCAGGTTTGGGGGAGCTGCCCAGATTGCTGTTGTGTGCCCAACTTGCCTGCTTCCCACCTGCTCCTGACAGGATGAGAACATCATGAGATCCATGCAGCTCTTCGACAGCGTGATTTAGCTCCCGGACCTGCCTCCAGACGAGCTCTCCTGACACTGGGCCCAGAACCTTCTTCTCTCTCTTGACTTTTCCTTTGAGActcccctgctctggctgcacagacacccccatGGGGAGGGGCCTTCCTTCCCTGAGATGCAGTTGGCGCCGAGACTGTCTCtttcccctggcccagctctgctttcctcgGGGAATCCCAAGCAGGTGCTCCCAGATGTGGGAGTGTGGGCATGGCTGGCACAGGATGAGAATTTCACCTGGATGGACCTCCCTGCACCTAGTCCCGGTGGAAAAGATGCATCCTTGGGCTGCAATAGAGGTTTTTCCCATGCACACCAccctgggcagccacagcttgcCTCCCCTgatcctccccagccccaggagacTCCAGTCCTGGCTCTGGCCCAgatcctccagcagcactgtcTAGAAACCAATAAAACCTTGCAATGGGCACAGCCAGTGCCTcggctcctccctgccctggctgtgccctgctgtgggaAGAATGGCTGGTGTGTCCACTGTGAGCCACCGGCCACCCTCCCTGTCCTGACCCTGGGCCAgtggaggggcagaggggctgtgcctggagaagGCAGCCACATGAGCCCTTGGGTTCATTGCTGCGTGAGCTGTGAGGAGCATCCCCTGATCCCAGGGATCCTGGTTACACCTACAAGGCTCTTCCTGacaggggcagaggggaggtGACTTGTTGTGGCACTTGTCCCTCAGGATGGACGATGGAGATGGGAGAGCTGCAACCTCAGCCCCTGTCCctcaggtttggggtgctggcacagggggacCCAGGGATCCACTGTGAGGCTCCAGTGGAGAGACCTTTCCAACCCTTCCTGAGGACATGACAGCCAGGGGACATGTGGAAGAGGGAGATGGGCTGGTCTCTGGTGGCCATTCTGGCCCCACAGGGCTCACAGCCATGCTCCTGGCACTGTTTACTGCTGACCttgtcctgctcctgtgccctaGCCCATGCCAGCCCACCTGCTCCCTGGGGAATGAGCAGTGAGGCAGAGAGGTGTCCCCACAGGCATAGCCCTGCACTGGTGCCAtggctgagctggaggagaaacTTGAGGCTGGGATAAGACAGGAGTTCACTGACAGGTTGCTGGCAGGCTGGAGGGTCACCTTGAGGCAGGGGATTCTTCTTTTCCCAGCATGGCCATGTGAGAGCCTGCTTAGGGATCCTGGGTGTGTTGGTCACCACCAGCTCCTTGGAGATGGATGTGTGCAGGCAGGCCTGCCCTGCCCACATACCATTCCGAGTCATAGCTGGGAGAGTGATGTCCATGGGCTAACAATCCTATGCCAGCTCCAGAAGCCCCTCACAGGCACTGGGAatgcacccagccctggcagccccagggagagTAGCTCCACTCTCTGTATCCTTAGCCAGAGGTGGTTTGGGGCTGGCTTGATCTGCGATGTCTGGGATCAGCATCCGTGCTGGGCCAGacccaggctgagcccctgggGTTGGAGACATTAGAATTTAACCCCTGGGGCTCTGAGCCAAAGCTATGGGGCTGCTTCCCAGGAggactgtccctgtcccagcccttgcAGACATCACATGTTTTTTAGGGTCATTCAATGCATTATTTATCTCACAGACATGATGTGTTTTTTAGGTTCATTCAACACACTCTTCATCTCACAGACCTGTTCCCAGGTTTGCTGTGGGGCTAAGCTCCCACTTGCATTCTCCTAAGGATGGGAGGGCCTTACCCCTCCATCTCTTtggccctgctctccctcctcccagctctctggggTTCCCACTGTTTGCTGCCATGTGGAGCACCTGCCGCCTCCCCCCTCACGCTGTAGGTCGCATGGTGTGACCCCCTGCCCCGGGGCATGGTGACCCACAACCTGCTTGGCATCTCCAGTCTGTATATTTTgtattataataattatatgagttacaaaacaacaaaaaaatccaacaaaaaaaccaataaaatcTAACCACAATCGCTATGCACACTACTGTTCTGTCTTTGTATCTGTCAGCTGCCTGGGATGGGAGGGCAGGATAATCAGGGGGTCTCTGCAGAGGGTTGGTATCCTTTTTGGGGTGTTGTGGTcacaggatgctctgggagGTTGCATGGGGGACAAGGGTGCACACTGAGCTTAGCCATGCTGTTGGTGGTCCTGTAAATACAGCCTGTAAGAGCCTGTAGGTGTTAAGGTTAAAAAGCTTTTATATCAAGTGTGTCACATTTCAGGAGTTAGGCTGCCAGGTGTGTTTTCAGCTTGTCACAGATGCTGCTGAGTGGACCCAAGTCTGGGACTAGGTG
The DNA window shown above is from Oenanthe melanoleuca isolate GR-GAL-2019-014 chromosome 6, OMel1.0, whole genome shotgun sequence and carries:
- the KCNIP2 gene encoding Kv channel-interacting protein 2 isoform X5; this encodes MRSKGRKESLSDSRDLDGSYDQLTGNPPVQTKKALKQRFLKLLPCCRPKSIPSLSESNVEDEFELSTVCHRPEGLDQLQEQTKFTRKELQVLYRGFKNECPSGIVNEENFKQIYSQFFPQGDSSTYATFLFNAFDTDHDGSVSFEDFVSGLSTILRGTIDDRLNWAFNLYDLNKDGCITREEMLDIMKSIYDMMGKYTYPAMREEAPREHVENFFQKMDRNKDGVVTIEEFMESCQKDENIMRSMQLFDSVI
- the KCNIP2 gene encoding Kv channel-interacting protein 2 isoform X2, with the translated sequence MNLEGLEMIAVLVVLVLFVKVLEQFGLFEPVSLEDSVEDEFELSTVCHRPEGLDQLQEQTKFTRKELQVLYRGFKNECPSGIVNEENFKQIYSQFFPQGDSSTYATFLFNAFDTDHDGSVSFEDFVSGLSTILRGTIDDRLNWAFNLYDLNKDGCITREEMLDIMKSIYDMMGKYTYPAMREEAPREHVENFFQKMDRNKDGVVTIEEFMESCQKDENIMRSMQLFDSVI
- the KCNIP2 gene encoding Kv channel-interacting protein 2 isoform X1; the protein is MAAAEAPWDLQGLQTVGIILLLCSSLKILHALGIIDLTRGDSVEDEFELSTVCHRPEGLDQLQEQTKFTRKELQVLYRGFKNECPSGIVNEENFKQIYSQFFPQGDSSTYATFLFNAFDTDHDGSVSFEDFVSGLSTILRGTIDDRLNWAFNLYDLNKDGCITREEMLDIMKSIYDMMGKYTYPAMREEAPREHVENFFQKMDRNKDGVVTIEEFMESCQKDENIMRSMQLFDSVI
- the KCNIP2 gene encoding Kv channel-interacting protein 2 isoform X4, which encodes MRSKGRKESLSDSRDLDGSYDQLTDSVEDEFELSTVCHRPEGLDQLQEQTKFTRKELQVLYRGFKNECPSGIVNEENFKQIYSQFFPQGDSSTYATFLFNAFDTDHDGSVSFEDFVSGLSTILRGTIDDRLNWAFNLYDLNKDGCITREEMLDIMKSIYDMMGKYTYPAMREEAPREHVENFFQKMDRNKDGVVTIEEFMESCQKDENIMRSMQLFDSVI
- the KCNIP2 gene encoding Kv channel-interacting protein 2 isoform X3; translated protein: MSHCQQRCKRQLGRVIRFFYQFVTGTLSQDSVEDEFELSTVCHRPEGLDQLQEQTKFTRKELQVLYRGFKNECPSGIVNEENFKQIYSQFFPQGDSSTYATFLFNAFDTDHDGSVSFEDFVSGLSTILRGTIDDRLNWAFNLYDLNKDGCITREEMLDIMKSIYDMMGKYTYPAMREEAPREHVENFFQKMDRNKDGVVTIEEFMESCQKDENIMRSMQLFDSVI